Proteins from one Streptococcus mitis B6 genomic window:
- a CDS encoding ribonuclease J, whose protein sequence is MSNISLTTLGGVRENGKNMYITEIGESIFVLNAGLKYPENEQLGVDVVIPKMDYLFENKDRIAGVFLTHGHADAIGALPYLLAEAKVPVFGSELTIELAKLFVKGNDAVKKFNDFHVIDEDTEIDFGGTVVSFFPTTYSVPESLGIVLKTAEGSIVYTGDFKFDQTASESYATDFARLAEIGRDGVLALLSDSANADSDIQVASESEVRDEITQTIADWEGRIIVAAVSSNLSRIQQIFDAADKTGRRIVLTGFDIENIVRTAIRLKKLSLANEILLIKPKDMSRFEDHELIILETGRMGEPINGLRKMSIGRHRYVEIKDGDLVYIATAPSIAKEAFVARVENMIYQAGGVVKLITQSLHVSGHGNARDLQLMINLLQPKYLFPIQGEYRELDAHAKAAMAVGMLPERIFIPKKGTSMAYENGDFVPAGAVSAGDVLIDGNAIGDVGNVVLRDRKVLSEDGIFIVAITVNRREKKIVAKARVHTRGFVYLKKSRDILRESSELINQTVEDYLQGDDFDWADLKGKVRDTLTKYLFDQTKRRPAILPVVMEAK, encoded by the coding sequence ATGAGTAATATTAGTTTAACAACACTTGGTGGTGTACGTGAAAATGGGAAAAATATGTACATTACTGAAATTGGAGAGTCCATTTTTGTTTTGAATGCAGGGTTAAAATATCCCGAAAATGAACAATTAGGGGTCGATGTGGTGATTCCAAAGATGGACTACCTTTTTGAAAATAAAGATCGAATTGCTGGGGTATTTTTAACTCACGGACATGCAGATGCTATTGGTGCTCTGCCTTATCTCTTGGCTGAAGCCAAGGTACCTGTATTTGGCTCTGAGTTGACCATTGAGTTGGCCAAACTCTTTGTCAAAGGAAATGACGCAGTCAAGAAATTTAATGATTTTCATGTTATTGATGAAGATACGGAGATTGATTTTGGTGGGACAGTGGTTTCCTTCTTCCCTACGACTTACTCCGTTCCAGAGAGCCTGGGAATTGTCTTGAAGACAGCTGAAGGTAGCATCGTTTATACAGGTGACTTCAAATTTGACCAGACAGCTAGTGAATCCTATGCGACAGACTTCGCTCGTTTGGCAGAAATCGGTCGTGACGGCGTCCTGGCTCTCCTCAGTGATTCGGCCAATGCGGACAGCGATATTCAGGTGGCTAGTGAAAGTGAAGTTAGAGATGAAATTACCCAAACCATTGCTGACTGGGAAGGTCGTATCATCGTTGCAGCTGTTTCCAGTAACCTTTCTCGTATCCAGCAGATTTTTGACGCTGCGGATAAAACAGGTCGACGTATCGTCTTGACAGGATTTGATATTGAAAATATCGTCCGCACAGCGATTCGTCTCAAGAAGTTGTCTTTAGCCAACGAAATTCTCTTGATTAAGCCGAAAGATATGTCTCGCTTTGAAGACCATGAGTTGATTATTCTTGAGACAGGTCGTATGGGTGAACCTATCAATGGACTTCGTAAGATGTCGATTGGTCGCCATCGTTATGTAGAAATCAAGGATGGGGACCTGGTCTATATTGCTACGGCTCCGTCTATTGCTAAAGAAGCCTTCGTTGCGCGTGTGGAAAATATGATTTATCAGGCAGGAGGGGTTGTCAAATTGATTACCCAAAGTTTACATGTGTCAGGGCACGGAAATGCGCGTGATTTGCAGTTAATGATCAACCTCTTGCAACCCAAGTATCTCTTCCCGATTCAAGGGGAATACCGTGAGTTAGATGCCCATGCTAAGGCTGCTATGGCGGTTGGGATGTTGCCAGAACGCATTTTCATCCCTAAAAAGGGAACTAGCATGGCTTATGAGAATGGAGACTTTGTCCCAGCTGGAGCGGTTTCAGCAGGGGATGTCTTGATTGACGGGAATGCCATCGGTGATGTTGGAAATGTAGTTCTTCGTGACCGTAAGGTCTTGTCAGAGGACGGAATTTTCATCGTCGCAATCACCGTTAACCGTCGTGAGAAGAAAATCGTGGCCAAGGCTCGTGTTCACACGCGTGGATTCGTTTATCTCAAGAAGAGTCGCGATATTCTCCGTGAAAGTTCAGAATTGATTAACCAAACGGTAGAAGACTATCTTCAAGGAGATGATTTTGACTGGGCGGATCTTAAAGGCAAGGTTCGGGATACTCTGACCAAGTATCTCTTTGATCAAACCAAGCGTCGTCCAGCTATTCTACCAGTAGTCATGGAAGCGAAATAA